A region of Lycium barbarum isolate Lr01 chromosome 3, ASM1917538v2, whole genome shotgun sequence DNA encodes the following proteins:
- the LOC132632741 gene encoding uncharacterized protein LOC132632741 isoform X1, which produces MSDNYWKKVTTHAKTCDIDGRTYLYYHTETEQKFAVVFNIAGHVIRLDSGCGLHQFNKLSESQKAYARKLVETAFANWESVLKFDNNISIMDHLSSSILSPPSCPTLDDFQHSELQITSHAESDEMSLDIPTPAHTTTPNQITSMNADSEDFLEYIMQLLNSDELQFEDFSYGEPGQANYFAAETSDAQFHELQHGETMDLSQNQFTNFMVSENVHSAIHIGGSTNVNQRCQMNNVSVVPGAKGKSKKNWAKVSLRWFLLKSFVKKVRISKKRKLSK; this is translated from the exons ATGTCTGATAATTATTGGAAAAAGGTTACAACGCATGCTAAGACATGTGATATTGATGGAAGAACATACTTGTATTATCATACGGAAACAGAACAAAAATTTGCAGTGGTGTTTAATATTGCTGGTCATGTGATAAGGTTGGACTCAGGGTGCGGTTTACATCAATTCAACAAACTCTCTGAATCTCAAAAG GCGTATGCACGCAAGTTAGTGGAAACTGCATTTGCAAACTGGGAAAGTGTCCTAAAATTTGATAACAATATTTCTATCATGGATCACTTATCATCGTCCATATTATCCCCACCATCCTGTCCCACACTTGATGATTTCCAGCACTCAGAACTTCAAATTACCTCA CATGCAGAATCAGATGAGATGTCTCTTGATATCCCCACTCCTGCCCATACAACCACCCCCAACCAGATCACCTCTATGAATGCAGATTCAGAAGATTTTTTGGAGTATATTATGCAGCTTCTCAATTCTGATGAACTTCAGTTTGAGGATTTCTCATACGGAGAGCCTGGACAAGCCAACTACTTTGCTGCTGAAACAAGCGATGCGCAGTTCCATGAATTGCAACATGGTGAGACGATGGATCTTTCCCAAAACCAATTCACAAATTTCATGGTTTCTGAAAATGTTCATTCCGCCATCCATATTGGAGGTAGCACAAATGTCAATCAACGATGCCAAATGAACAATGTCTCGGTAGTTCCAGGGGCCAAAGGCAAGTCGAAGAAGAACTGGGCCAAGGTATCTCTGCGATGGTTCTTATTGAAAAGCTTTGTTAAAAAGGTCCGAATTAGCAAGAAGCGGAAATTGTCCAAATAA
- the LOC132632741 gene encoding uncharacterized protein LOC132632741 isoform X3: protein MAQHTVFEDVNNAGEGNKSSHTGPTNSAPPFTRAIRDVVSLCKLRRILLALFPNFPVVTEFHFDLDIILTARNRNSEKKIHPSKRKCLLLNFSHEIAPVIFTGECIFPQGTKLELVDVVTGQQVRHGPLASAQVEIFLLKCDENRTIQELNGHIMMQKRGGKLGHRKNPYLRLQEGVVSFGEARFKHTPKHMKKLKVVKLGARVVDQPEEIKVMEAVTGPFTVKDKRLMRSK from the exons ATGGCACAACACACAGTTTTCGAAGATGTTAATAATGCTGGAGAAGGAAACAAGAGCTCACATACTGGACCAACAAACTCCGCTCCTCCTTTTACTAG GGCCATAAGGGATGTCGTGTCTCTCTGCAAACTCCGGCGGATTCTACTGGCTTTGTTTCCTAATTTTCCG GTGGTGACTGAGTTTCACTTTGACTTGGATATAATTTTGACTGCCCGGAACAG GAATTCCGAGAAGAAAATCCATCCTTCTAAACGAAAATGTTTACTTTTAAATTTCTCACACGAGATAGCCCCAGTGATATTTACTGGAGAGTGTATCTTTCCCCAAGGAACCAAGTTGGAATTGGTTGATGTTGTTACAGGACAACAAGTGAGACATGGGCCTCTTGCCTCTGCACAAGTTGAAATATTTCTACTCAAGTGTGACGAAAATCGGACAATTCAGGAACTAAACGGTCATATTATGATGCAAAAAAGAGGTGGAAAATTAGGGCACCGCAAAAATCCGTATCTGAGGTTGCAAGAAGGCGTTGTTTCTTTTGGTGAAGCTAGATTCAAACACACTCCAAAGCATATGAAGAAGTTGAAGGTGGTAAAGCTAGGAGCAAGGGTTGTCGATCAACCTGAAGAAATTAAAGTGATGGAGGCCGTGACAGGACCCTTCACTGTCAAGGATAaacgtttaatga GAAGCAAGTAG
- the LOC132632741 gene encoding uncharacterized protein LOC132632741 isoform X2 encodes MAQHTVFEDVNNAGEGNKSSHTGPTNSAPPFTRAIRDVVSLCKLRRILLALFPNFPVVTEFHFDLDIILTARNRNSEKKIHPSKRKCLLLNFSHEIAPVIFTGECIFPQGTKLELVDVVTGQQVRHGPLASAQVEIFLLKCDENRTIQELNGHIMMQKRGGKLGHRKNPYLRLQEGVVSFGEARFKHTPKHMKKLKVVKLGARVVDQPEEIKVMEAVTGPFTVKDKRLMSISI; translated from the exons ATGGCACAACACACAGTTTTCGAAGATGTTAATAATGCTGGAGAAGGAAACAAGAGCTCACATACTGGACCAACAAACTCCGCTCCTCCTTTTACTAG GGCCATAAGGGATGTCGTGTCTCTCTGCAAACTCCGGCGGATTCTACTGGCTTTGTTTCCTAATTTTCCG GTGGTGACTGAGTTTCACTTTGACTTGGATATAATTTTGACTGCCCGGAACAG GAATTCCGAGAAGAAAATCCATCCTTCTAAACGAAAATGTTTACTTTTAAATTTCTCACACGAGATAGCCCCAGTGATATTTACTGGAGAGTGTATCTTTCCCCAAGGAACCAAGTTGGAATTGGTTGATGTTGTTACAGGACAACAAGTGAGACATGGGCCTCTTGCCTCTGCACAAGTTGAAATATTTCTACTCAAGTGTGACGAAAATCGGACAATTCAGGAACTAAACGGTCATATTATGATGCAAAAAAGAGGTGGAAAATTAGGGCACCGCAAAAATCCGTATCTGAGGTTGCAAGAAGGCGTTGTTTCTTTTGGTGAAGCTAGATTCAAACACACTCCAAAGCATATGAAGAAGTTGAAGGTGGTAAAGCTAGGAGCAAGGGTTGTCGATCAACCTGAAGAAATTAAAGTGATGGAGGCCGTGACAGGACCCTTCACTGTCAAGGATAaacgtttaatgagtatttccattTAA
- the LOC132632742 gene encoding calmodulin-binding protein 60 A-like — MDLGENSPSYSGPPWFSFHKKKKLPKLKSVMVVLQVLRLLNKSMRRLCIDPAAAGVEPKVDEISTGPRKEQENSNPCDQCGSRHLKLKFSNNINGTIYTGLPVGGDRGSTLNLDLVDCRTENIVKSEPEASAEVEIVVLEKDCTSCAGDKSLIRGDPHVRLKDGTVSVSHISFKHTNKPMSKRELRLGARAVYPYNIGTRIKEAATEPFFVMDRRSMPKSKKPLHLDDQVWKLQTIGKGGPYHDRLMKENIKTVRDLLIQYFLNRDNLLKIIGRHMCVKKLDAAVNQAKSKLDLKRYVYPSAHSQESLPVVFSDVGELLGIYQEGQFVSVEKLTGPHKAYAMELVKTAFQDGQNFKVLDDDTIKLLCSSYSSNAVCPMEVVALDGSNGFSFEAYYPVDTQQESNANNCMPGTSTINNYDSTSQMNSLETLTGEVPDPLLYDDSISYSLPESFWDFYNIF; from the exons ATGGACCTGGGAGAAAATTCTCCTAGTTATTCAGGACCTCCCTGGTTCTCATTTCATAAGAAGAAAAAACTCCCCAAACTAAA GTCCGTTATGGTTGTGCTCCAAGTCTTGCGTTTACTCAATAAGTCAATGAGGCGGCTATGCATTGATCCAGCT GCTGCAGGAGTTGAACCGAAAGTTGACGAGATTTCAACCGGCCCAAG GAAAGAGCAGGAAAATTCGAACCCTTGTGATCAGTGTGGATCACGGCATTTAaaattaaagttttcaaacaacATAAATGGTACAATTTATACTGGGCTACCCGTAGGTGGAGATCGGGGCAGCACCTTAAATCTAGACTTAGTTGATTGCCGTACTGAGAATATTGTTAAATCTGAGCCAGAAGCATCAGCAGAGGTGGAAATAGTTGTCCTTGAGAAAGATTGTACAAGTTGTGCTGGTGACAAATCGCTGATTCGAGGAGATCCTCATGTCAGATTGAAAGATGGCACAGTTTCTGTAAGTCATATTTCATTCAAACATACTAACAAACCTATGAGCAAACGTGAGTTGAGACTAGGTGCAAGAGCTGTGTATCCCTACAATATTGGAACTAGAATTAAGGAAGCAGCCACTGAACCATTCTTCGTGATGGATCGTCGTTCCA TGCCTAAGAGCAAGAAGCCTCTACATCTTGATGATCAAGTATGGAAACTGCAGACGATTGGCAAAGGCGGTCCTTATCATGATCGTTTAATGAAGGAAAACATTAAAACTGTCAGGGACTTGTTAATTCAATATTTTCTGAACCGTGATAACCTACTAAAA ATCATCGGCAGGCATATGTGCGTTAAGAAATTGGATGCAGCAGTTAATCAGGCAAAGAGTAAACTTGACTTGAAAAGATACGTGTATCCTTCTGCCCATTCCCAGGAAAGTCTACCAGTGGTATTTAGTGATGTGGGAGAATTGCTCGGAATATACCAAGAGGGGCAGTTCGTGTCGGTCGAAAAGCTGACTGGACCTCATAAG GCTTATGCTATGGAATTGGTAAAAACGGCCTTTCAAGATGGCCAGAATTTCAAGGTTTTGGATGATGATACTATTAAACTGCTTTGTTCTTCCTATTCATCAAATGCCGTTTGTCCAATGGAAGTGGTTGCTCTTGATGGCTCTAATGGATTCTCATTTGAGGCTTATTATCCAGTTGACACACAGCAGGAATCTAATGCTAATAATTGTATGCCGGGCACAAGTACAATCAATAATTATGACTCTACAAGCCAAATGAATAGCTTAGAAACTCTTACTGGTGAAGTACCAGATCCTCTTCTGTATGACGATTCCATCTCCTATTCTCTCCCTGAAAGCTTCTGggatttttataatattttttaa